From a region of the Synchiropus splendidus isolate RoL2022-P1 chromosome 12, RoL_Sspl_1.0, whole genome shotgun sequence genome:
- the tdrd15 gene encoding tudor domain-containing protein 15, translating to MAWTHKCHKSGEPSPLKASCWVELKLTHLDWSPETSLIQFQGHDPDVCELEYSILQGELLNVPKSRAALSVGDMCLVEELPSGRWHRGRVQGQQGELLEVFLIDRGSSLSVGASRVSSCPAHLQSLPPKTVCGFLSNVLLFSGCCRSVMQEFFSSLLKSNVKGLVTATLPHQVLLLEVPAVNSHIVLNGFGRHVDSHSFLLLVELLTEMPQERRALPLPGLEGALPSLSACAPGFGSGSGVQVRVTAAFRPGLFYCREASRDAELQDLCSRLAAACEDGNRVGRRGTEENLGSLCAVKHRDGRWYRGLVQLVASNTEVRAWFVDCGFFESVEVQKIQKLPPGLYSTPLMALPCALASCEPQQLDLLKAGILGDVLHLEIVGHDDNRNLYLVRASKLLDGRGSEPRAVAGIQAPAPRLFSHLAGEGKVTEQLLNMVLKEENILPDASFVGYVEHVQDPNHFWIRSQKRNEAFEEMMEKVRAHYSQLRLEQDTLTRPQVGSLCGAVYLDDRHFYRGLVVHVLQHHARVLFLDFGNVERVPHKLVKKLPESLAGVPPFALRCSLSGVFPLEEQWTLSNSSRFRKLTANKELEVRVVQIRSDALLVDLWHGGRSISQMLVSTLDALFRDTPRPHGLPRVSHADRRSSGLRQDLVSPSKPKAWVPPETFLYSSFDLSPGSEEQVYVCHLSSPWEVYCQLRRNLSTIQELEQSILEEAAGPGRLGDLMETLCLAKYQDGNWYRGVASPVLSPQHLAVFFVDYGNSNIYERRNVKFLRKEAQRLLRVPMQAVRLTLARVPREEQHPELRTWLEQTILHREVRAVIRGGGVQRSFHAQLFHGDTDINLELNKLLLSLSPTLAVTAHTALTPRVRARSGPGALTATGRRPGPARTRSTKASGMEKKRQKTGPRRTPGVSCGATRRIPERKVGAGRKECFVSHINSVQDFFLQLAEDEAAILQLHQELSLLSRGAAATAASCVEVGDVALASYHEDDLLYRALVTAREGSAAFTVHFLDYGNSAVVEKEKVFPLPTSYVSQPRWSIACALLDASVYGSDAAFSHAVSEKLLAVNFVHRLQACWKVNIEVIGEEEASPALEAGGQGPAAEAMVEEVEATVKEIKATVEEVEAEKVEATVEEVEAEKATVEEVEAEKVEATVEEVQDVETEDVSTVEKVFSMPADTEAEACSHAQYLAAEPAAVEASVVSWDVQAGDTESGVVLSILENSKFFFRLNRSNDWAAHLESYIAERIFTCEALQEVQVGAKCLVEVGHLWRRGQVLQVGEQVCRVLLQDQGVTVETPSGSLRAQGSPLVEVPNLALPCRRGALGGRCRALSRVLGQEVHLKFVRYSEAEQLWLVEMVSSDAPPADGGPQRLSLPPVAVDAPLRAAVSACHSPSDFSLLPEASLPLLATVSSATHGFCGDSPPLPEAQVRPGACCMFESDSKGKWCRAQIVHVGQDHLLLDLLDYGHRERLPCLHLQRLRRLPTGLLDLPRATYPCTLRGVRPAGPGAAWSEDALALFQRLVRGPDLQFLARELASEAQRLMVDAVVGGVQVARQLVLAGHARHTDPLLQLRTLPPADQPEEPAPQDESEQEEEAPRSAV from the exons ATGGCGTGGACTCACAAGTGTCACAA GTCTGGAGAACCATCTCCACTCAAGGCCTCCTGCTGGGTGGAGCTGAAGCTGACTCACCTGGACTGGAGCCCTGAAACCAGTCTGATCCAGTTCCAGGGTCACGACCCGGACGTCTGCGAGCTGGAGTACAGCATCCTCCAGGGGGAGCTGCTCAACGTGCCCAAGAGCCGAGCGGCCCTGAGCGTGGGCGACATGTgcctggtggaggagctgcctTCGGGCCGCTGGCACAGAGGCCGGGTGCagggccagcagggggagctgctggaggtctTCCTCATCGACCGCGGGAGCAGCTTGAGCGTCGGCGCCAGCCGAGTGTCCTCCTGCCCCGCGCACCTCCAGAGTCTGCCCCCCAAGACGGTGTGTGGCTTCCTCTCCAACGTGCTGCTCTTCAGCGGCTGCTGCCGCTCTGTCATGCAGGAGTTCTTCTCCAGCCTCCTCAAGAGCAACGTCAAGGGTCTCGTCACGGCCACGCTGCCGCATCAAGTCCTACTTCTCGAGGTCCCGGCTGTCAACAGCCACATTGTTTTGAATGGCTTTGGTCGCCATGTGGACAGCCacagcttcctgctgctggtggagctgctgacGGAGATGCCGCAGGAGCGCCGCGCCCTCCCGCTGCCTGGACTGGAGGGCGCCCTGCCCAGCCTCTCCGCCTGTGCCCCCGGGTTCGGCAGCGgctctggagtccaggtgcGAGTCACTGCCGCCTTCCGCCCTGGACTCTTCTACTGTCGGGAGGCCAGCAGGGACGCAGAGCTGCAGGACCTCTGCTCAAGACTGGCTGCCGCCTGTGAGGACGGAAACCGAGTGGGGCGCCGAGGCACCGAGGAGAACCTGGGCTCCCTCTGCGCCGTCAAACACAGGGACGGCAGATGGTACCGCGGCCTGGTCCAGCTGGTCGCTTCCAACACTGAGGTGCGCGCGTGGTTCGTCGACTGCGGCTTCTTCGAGTCGGTCGAGGTGCAGAAGATCCAGAAGCTGCCGCCGGGCCTGTATTCCACCCCTCTCATGGCTCTGCCCTGTGCTCTGGCCTCCTGTGAGCCCCAGCAGCTGGACCTGCTCAAGGCTGGCATCCTGGGAGACGTGCTCCACCTGGAGATCGTCGGCCACGACGACAACAGGAACCTGTACCTGGTCAGGGCGTCCAAGCTTCTGGACGGTCGTGGCTCCGAGCCACGGGCGGTCGCCGGCATTCAGGCGCCGGCGCCGCGACTCTTCAGCCACTTGGCTGGTGAGGGGAAAGTCACCGAGCAGCTGCTGAACATGGTCCTCAAAGAAGAGAACATACTCCCCGACGCCTCTTTTGTGGGCTACGTGGAACACGTCCAAGACCCCAACCACTTCTGGATCCGCAGCCAAAAGAGAAACGAGGCGTTTGAGgagatgatggagaaggtgCGCGCTCACTACAGTCAGCTGCGGCTGGAGCAGGACACGCTGACCCGCCCGCAGGTCGGCTCGCTCTGCGGCGCCGTCTACCTGGATGACCGCCACTTCTACAGAGGCCTGGTGGTCCACGTCCTGCAGCACCACGCCAGAGTGCTCTTCCTGGATTTTGGGAATGTGGAGCGAGTGCCTCACAAGCTGGTCAAGAAGCTGCCCGAGTCCTTGGCTGGGGTCCCGCCCTTCGCCCTGCGCTGTTCTCTGAGTGGCGTGTTCCCTCTGGAGGAGCAGTGGACCCTCTCCAACTCCAGCAGGTTCAGGAAGCTGACGGCAAACAAGGAGTTGGAAGTGCGTGTGGTGCAGATCAGAAGCGACGCTCTGCTGGTGGACCTCTGGCACGGAGGACGGAGCATCTCCCAGATGCTGGTGTCCACGTTGGATGCCTTGTTCCGGGACACGCCGCGACCACACGGCCTGCCTCGCGTCAGCCACGCAGACCGGCGCTCCAGTGGCCTCCGGCAAGACCTGGTGTCTCCATCCAAGCCGAAGGCTTGGGTTCCTCCCGAGACCTTCCTCTACTCCTCCTTTGACCTGAGCCCCGGGAGCGAAGAGCAAGTGTACGTCTGCCACCTCAGCAGCCCGTGGGAGGTCTActgccagctgaggagaaatcTCAGCACCATCCAGGAGCTGGAGCAGAGCATTCTGGAGGAAGCCGCGGGGCCGGGCCGTCTGGGCGACCTCATGGAGACGCTGTGTCTGGCCAAGTACCAGGATGGGAACTGGTACCGAGGCGTGGCCAGCCCCGTCCTCTCGCCGCAACACCTGGCCGTGTTCTTTGTGGATTACGGAAACTCCAACATCTACGAGAGGCGCAACGTCAAGTTCCTCCGCAAAGAGGCCCAGCGTCTGCTGCGCGTGCCCATGCAGGCCGTGAGGTTGACCCTGGCCCGGGTGCCGCGGGAGGAGCAGCACCCCGAGTTGAGGACCTGGCTGGAGCAGACCATCCTGCACAGAGAAGTCAGGGCCGTGATCAGGGGCGGCGGGGTCCAGCGCTCCTTCCACGCCCAGCTCTTTCATGGCGACACTGAcatcaacctggagctcaacaagCTGCTCCTCAGCCTCTCTCCCACGCTGGCAGTCACGGCCCACACAGCTCTGACTCCAAGAGTCAGAGCGAGATCTGGCCCGGGAGCTCTGACAGCCACAGGTCGAAGGCCAGGTCCAGCAAGAACCAGGTCCACAAAGGCGAGCGGGATGGAGAAGAAGCGGCAGAAGACCGGGCCACGGCGGACTCCAGGCGTGTCGTGTGGCGCCACCCGCAGAATCCCGGAGAGGAAGGTCGGCGCCGGGAGGAAGGAGTGTTTCGTGTCCCACATCAATTCAGTCCAGGACTTCTTCCTCCAGCTGGCCGAGGACGAAGCGGCcatcctgcagctgcaccaGGAGCTCAGCCTCCTCTCCAGAGGGGCCGCCGCCACGGCAGCCTCTTGTGTGGAGGTGGGCGACGTGGCTCTGGCCTCGTACCACGAGGACGACCTCCTCTACCGCGCCCTCGTCACGGCCCGGGAAGGAAGCGCCGCCTTCACCGTGCACTTCCTGGACTACGGGAACTCGGCTGTCGTAGAGAAGGAGAAGGTCTTCCCGCTGCCTACGTCGTACGTCAGCCAACCAAGGTGGAGCATCGCATGTGCCCTGCTGGACGCCAGCGTCTACGGCAGCGACGCCGCCTTCAGCCACGCCGTGAGTGAGAAGCTGCTCGCCGTCAACTTCGTTCACCGACTTCAGGCCTGTTGGAAAGTCAACATTGAAGTTATCGGTGAAGAAGAAGCTTCACCTGCGCTGGAAGCAGGCGGCCAAGGTCCTGCTGCAGAGgccatggtggaggaggtggaggccacGGTGAAGGAGATCAAGgccacagtggaggaggtggaggccgaGAAGGTGGAGGCcacggtggaggaggtggaggccgag aaggccacagtggaggaggtggaggccgaGAAG gtggaggccacGGTGGAGGAGGTGCAGGATGTCGAGACGGAAGACGTCTCCACGGTGGAGAAGGTCTTCTCGATGCCTGCTGACACAGAGGCCGAGGCCTGTTCACATGCTCAATACTTGGCGGCTGAACCGGCTGCAGTGGAGGCTTCTGTGGTCAGCTGGGATGTGCAGGCTGGAGACACCGAGAGCGGCGTGGTGCTCTCCATCTTGGAGAACAGCAAGTTCTTCTTCAGACTGAACCGCTCCAACGACTGGGCAGCTCATCTGGAAAGCTACATCGCTGAGCGCATCTTCACCTGTGAAGCActgcaggaggtgcaggtggGAGCCAAGTGCTTGGTGGAAGTGGGCCACCTCTGGAGGAGAGGCCAGGTTCTTCAGGTCGGTGAGCAGGTGTGTCGAGTGCTGCTGCAGGACCAGGGCGTCACCGTGGAAACTCCCAGTGGATCCCTGCGGGCGCAGGGGAGCCCTCTCGTGGAGGTGCCAAACCTGGCGCTGCCGTGCAGGCGCGGCGCCCTCGGGGGGCGCTGCAGAGCGCTCTCGCGAGTCCTGGGGCAGGAGGTGCACCTGAAGTTTGTCCGTTACTCTGAAGCTGAGCAGCTCTGGTTGGTGGAGATGGTCTCCAGCGACGCTCCCCCTGCAGACGGTGGGCCACAGCGTCTGAGCCTGCCGCCGGTTGCTGTGGACGCGCCGCTGAGGGCGGCGGTCTCCGCCTGCCACTCGCCCTCGGACTTCTCCCTGCTGCCTGAGGCTTCGCTCCCGCTGCTGGCCACAGTCTCCTCTGCCACCCACGGCTTCTGCGGAGACTCCCCGCCGCTTCCTGAAGCCCAGGTCCGGCCCGGCGCCTGCTGCATGTTTGAGTCCGACTCCAAGGGGAAGTGGTGCCGGGCTCAGATCGTCCATGTGGGTCAGGACcacctgctgctggacctgctgGACTACGGTCACCGTGAACGTCTGCCGTGCCTCCACCTCCAGCGGCTGCGGCGGCTCCCCACCGGGCTGCTGGACCTTCCCCGAGCCACATACCCCTGCACGCTGAGGGGGGTCCGGCCCGCGGGTCCGGGCGCCGCCTGGTCAGAGGACGCGCTCGCGCTGTTTCAGCGGCTCGTGAGGGGCCCGGACCTTCAGTTCCTCGCCAGAGAGTTGGCGTCAGAGGCTCAGCGCCTGATGGTGGACGCCGTGGTGGGTGGAGTCCAGGTGGCCCGGCAGCTGGTGCTGGCCGGCCATGCCCGGCACACGGAcccgctgctgcagctgag AACGCTTCCTCCCGCCGACCAACCAGAGGAGCCGGCGCCTCAGGACGAgtcagagcaggaggaagaggcgcCTCGCTCTGCTGTCTGA